The Trueperaceae bacterium DNA segment GCCGAACTGGTGCTGGTCGAAGTCGGCGGGACCGTAGGCGACATCGAGTCGCTCCCCTTCCTCGAGGCGATCCGTCAGCTGCGCTTCGAACTTGGACGGGAGAACACCGTCTACCTGCACGTCACCCTCCTGCCCTTCCTAGGGACGTCCGAGGAGTACAAGACCAAACCCACCCAGCACTCGGTCGCCACTCTGCGCGGCGTCGGGATCCAGCCGGACGGGATCATCCTGCGGTCGCAGAGTCCCGTTCCCGAGGAGAACCGCCGCAAGATCGCTCTCTTCACCAACGTCGAAGCACGAGACGTGTTCAACTCGTACGACGCCGACTACGTCTACGCGGTGCCCGAGATCCTGGAGCAGCAGGGCCTGGGACGCTTCCTCGAGCGTCACCTGCAACTCGAGAAGGTGATCCCTGAGCTCCGCGCCTGGAGCGAGGCGGTTCGGGTGCTGCGAGAGCCGAGCAACAGTGTGATCATCGGGATCGTCGGGAAGTACGTGGCGATGCCCGACGCCTACCTGAGCCTTCTCGAGGCGCTGCGCCACGCCGGCATAGCGAACGGCGCGCAGGTGGAGATCCAGTGGGTGAACGCCGAGGACCTCGACGAAGCGGGCATGGAGGAGCTCGGCCGTTTCGACGGCATCCTGGTGCCGGGTGGTTTCGGGGTGCGCGGCATCGAAGGGAAGGTGCGGGCGGCACGCTACGCCCGCGAGAACCAGGTTCCCTACCTGGGCATCTGTCTGGGGATGCAGGTCGCGGTCATCGAATTCGCCCGGAACCGGGCAGGACTCGAAGGAGCCAATTCCACCGAGTTCGACCCGTACACTCCTCATCCCGTGATCGACCTGATGCCGGAACAGCTGGAGGTCGAGGATGTCGGCGGCACCATGCGGCTGGGCTCGTGGCCCATGCGTCTCGCGCCGGGCACACTCCTGGAAGACCTCTACCGGGAGGCGGGCGAGAAGGCCGACACCGTGGACGAGCGACATCGCCACCGCTACGAGGTGAACCCGGCCTACGTCTCGCGACTCCAGGAGGCAGGGATGGTAGTTTCCGGCGTCACACCGGGTATGGCCGGCCGAGGTGAAGGGCTGGTCGAAGCGATCGAGCTGGCTGCGCATCCCTTCTACTGCGGTCTGCAGTCGCACCCTGAGTTCAACTCGCGGCTCCTTCGGCCCAGCCCGCCGTTCCGCGGCTTCATCGAGGCGGCGGTAGCCAGGAGGGCGAAAGAGATCGAGCGGAAGGCGGCGGTTTGACGAATCGCGAAGGGCGCCGAGCCGCTCAGCCGAACCTACCCGGCAGTTCGTCTCGTTCCCGTAACTCGGTGCGCATGTCGGGTTCGGTCTGCGGGCTCCTGAGTTCTGGCGAGCAGCTCGGCCCCTACTCGGTGGCCAGTGCCCGCCGGCCGCGACTGTTGCGAGCGGAACGAAGGGTTGCGACAGGGTGAAGGGGGATCTTGAGCGGCGCCCCCTCGTCATAGGGGTTGCCGGCGGCACGGGATCCGGGAAGACCACCGTAGCCGAAGCGGTGACCGACGCGGCGGGCGAAGGGCAGGTCGTGGTGCTCCCGCAAGACGCCTACTACCGCGCTCAGGGAGACGTTCCCAGGATGGTGCGCGAGAAGATCAACTACGACGAGCCGAGCGCCTTCGATACCGAACTGCTCGTGGAGCACCTCGATCGGTTGGTCGGCTGGAAGGAGATAGCCAGGCCGGTCTACGACTTCACTCGAGACGATCGCTCCGAGGAGACGATCACCCTGCGACCGGCGCCGGTGATCGTCCTCGAAGGTATTCTCGTGCTCCACGAACCGACGTTGCGGGAGCGCATGACCCTCAAGGTCTTCGTCGACGCTCCCCCCGACGAGAGGTTCATCCGTCGGCTGGAACGCGACGTCAAGGAACGGGGCCGAAGCGCGGAGAGCGTGATAGGCCAGTACCGGAGGACGGTCAAGCCGATGCACGATCTCTTCGTCGAGCCCACCAAGAAGCATGCCGATCTGATCATCCCGGAGGGGGGTCGGAACAGGATAGCCCTCGCCGTGCTGGGCGCCTTCGTCAGGGCCTGCCTGGCCGAGCCCGGCCTGCTGGCCGACGGGAGCAGACGATGAGATTCCTCCTCTGGCTGCTCATCCTCCTCTCCCTCATCCCGGCCCTGATCCTCACCGGTCGTCGCATCCAGGCCGAGGGATCGGCACGGCGCGTGACGATGATCATGGACGAGGCCGCCCTGATCGAACAGGCACGCGCACTGGGCTGGGAACCCATGGAACTCGCCCTCCACTACCAGGAGCTGGGGCTGGAAGGCATCTCGGTCTACGAGGAAACGCCCGAGAGTCTCGCCGAGGCCGGCGAGATCATCGCCATGCCTGGCTACGAACTCCAGGCGGCGGTGGTGGCCTCCGGCGGCGAGCCTCCCCGACTGCCGCCTGGGGCGACCGTGATGAGCGAGCTGGAGGCCGGAGCGCTGGACGCGGCACTGGCGAAGACCAGTCTCGAGCCACAGCGGTTCGAGTGGCGGGGCCGCACCTGGTACGCGTTCCCCGGCGACGTCTTCGACATACTGCCTGCCGGAGCCGACGAGGAGCGACTCGACAGCTACGCGGAGGCCGGTTTCGATATCGCCTACCGGCCCCGGAACCACCCGCTGCTCAGCGACATCGACTTCCCCGAGCAGGCTCACTACCTGATCCACAACGGACTCGAGGTCGCCGGCCTCCCCGATCTCCTGAACGAGACTATCGAGGAGTCGCAGGAGTACCTGACGGGTGTGATCGAGGGAACCCAGCAGAGCGGCATGGCCCGTATCGCCGGCCGCGTGCCGAGCGTGAGGCTGCTCTCCTTCAATCAGGAGTACATCAACCTGAGGCTCCGGCCTGGCGAACTCGTGGACAAGTATCTGTTGGCCGCGAACGAACGAGGCATCACTCTGCTCTACCTCAGGCCCTATACGGAACCTCAGCTGGGCAACATGCTCGATAACACCGAGGCTCTGGTGAGCGGACTTCGAACCGCACTCGAGAACGAGGGTTTCGAAGTGGGTCCCCTACGCACCCTTCAGGTCGATTACCGGACGAACGCCTTCCTCAGGGGCTTAAGCAGCCTCGGCGTTCTGGCTGGCCTGTTGCTGCTGGGGCTCGCCTACCCGGCTCCCTGGGGAGCCTTCGTGTCGCTGGCCGTCCTGGCGCTCGGTTTGGTAGCGGGAGGGATCGACTGGGATGCGGTCGCTCTGATCGCAGCTCTGGTCTTCCCGGTCCTCGGATACGCCTACCTTCGCGAGCGCCTCGTCTCGCTGGGGGTGGCCACGCTGATCAGTCTCGCCGGCGCGCTGTTGCTGGTGGCGGTAGGTAGCGACCAGGCCTCGATGAGCGCCATCTCCCCCTTCCGAGGCGTCGCTGCCACGTTGGTCGTGCCGCCGTTGCTCTTCGCGGCTCACTACGCGCTGCGCTTCCAGCGGCCAGCGGAGTGGATCCGCGAGCTGTGGGGCCATCAGGTCAGACTCGGGGACGTGGCGGTCGTGCTGGTAGGGTTCGTCGCACTTGCGCTGGTGTTCCTGCGGCGGGGCAACTTCCCGCTGATCGGCGCGTCGGAGGCCGAACTCGCCTTCCGTTCCTGGCTGGCAGAGTTGTTCGTCAGGCCCCGGTTCAAGGAGCTTCTCGGCCACCCGCTGGCGGTCCTCGGCCTCACCAACCGCGAGTGGCCAGCCTGGATCAAGGGGGCGCTCCTGACTGGCGGCGTGGTCGCTCAAGCGAGCATCCTCAATTCGTTCAGCCACTATCACACCCCGGTACTGATCTCGCTCCAACGAACCCTCATCGCCCTTGGCCTGGGTCTGCTCATCGGTCTCGTACTGCTCCCGTTCGCCAGGTTGGCGGTTCGGCTGGTGCGTTCGTGGCTGACCCCGCCCGTCCCTCGCCACCGCGCGACCCAGTGAAGGTTACGGTCAGTGGCTTCTACGGCTTCGGCAACGTGGGTGACGAGGCCCTCCTAGCCGGCCTCCTGAACGGGCTGCAGGCGAGAGGGTTCGAACCGGTGGTCCTGAGCAGGGATCCCTCGGCCACGACAAAGCTCCACGGGGTGCGAGCGCGTCACCGGTTCGGGGGAGTGGCCGCCGCACTGCTCGAGAGCGGGGCGTTCATATCGGGTGGAGGCGGGTTGTTGCAGGACAGGACGAGCGCTCGCAGCCTCGACTACTACCTGTGGCTGTTGCGCACGGCGAGGGCTCTGGGCAAACGGGTGATCGTCTACGGTCAGTCGGTGGGGCCCCTGAGTCCCGAAGGGCGCCGGAAGGTCGGCAAGGCCCTGGACGGCTTGCCGGTTGCCGTACGCGACAGGAGTTCACGGGAGCTGCTGGCCTCCCTGGGGGTCGCAGCCGAGCTGGTGGCCGACACCGCCCTCCTCCTCGAGGCTCCTCCACCTCCCCCGACACGTGATCGGATCCTGCTGCTTCCACGGTCGGGGCACCCGGAGCTGACCGGGGCGCTCGTGGCTCTGGCGAGGCATCTCGCGGCCGCCGGAAGGCAGATCGAGGCGGTCGCCTTCCATCCCGACGAGGACGAACGGGAGTGCCGGGCTCTCGCCGAGTCGGTTCCCGGGCTGCCGTTCCGGCGGGTCGGGGACCACCGCGAAGCGCTTCGACTCTTCGCCGGCGCCGGCTTGGTCGTATCGGCGCGATTGCACGGGCTCATCCTCGCGGCAGTGAGCCGCACGCCCGCGGTCGGGCTCGTCTACGATCCGAAGGTGGCTGGGTTCCTGGCCGAATCGGGGGGCTCGGGCTTCGAACCGCCGGTGGACGAGCAGGCGCTGATCGAGGCCGCTCGGCGAGCAATGCCGGTAGCGAGCGAACGGCTGAAGGAGCTGCGATCGAGCGCCGGGAACGGACTCGACTGGCTCGCGCGGTCGTTGCGAGGGAACCCGGCTGCCGTAAGATGAGTGGAGTGCGCCTGCCCCCACCGCTTCCGCTCCTGCTGATGCTGCTGTCGCTCCTCACCGGCTGGGCCCTCGCTCAGAATCCCATCGAGCAGATGCGCGACCTGTTGGAGCGGGGTTACTACAACTCCGCCGCGCGCATCGTTGGCCCCAGCCTCGTCGAGAGTCACCCTAACGATCCTGAAGCGTTCTACCTCTACAGCCGCTCGCTCTATCTGACGGAGGAGATAGGAGCGGCCCGCGAGGCGCTCGATCAGGCGATGCTGCTCGCCGAGGACGAGGTCGACCCTGACTACCTCCACCTGGACGGGCTGCTCCTGGCTGCCGAAGGTGACCTGCGAAGGGCGATAGAGGTCCTGCGTGAAGCGTTCGGGATCAGCGGGCAATACGAGCACGCGATGGACTGGGGACGGGTCGCCTGGCAGGCGTACGACCTGGAGGAGGCGCTGGAGGCGTATGCGGCGGCGGCACAGACCGAGGAGGGGATGAAGAACTCATGGCCGCATCTCAATCGGGGACGCCTCCTCACTTTCCTCGGCCGCAACGAGGAAGCTATTGACGCCTACCGCCGGGCTATCGAGGTGTTCGAGGAGAACGACACCGGCGAGGCCCGGCCGTCACCCGCCTACGTGGAGGCGTACTTCAGGCTGGGCGAGATCTACGAAGCCATGGGGGAGGAGCAGGGCTCGAACCGCTTCCTCCAGTTGGCCATCGATCACTATCGCGCGGCCCTTACCGGCGACCCCAACTATGCGCCGGCGATCGAGGCCCTGGACAGCCTCAACCGCCGTTTGCCGTGACGCCGGTTCGAGGGCGACAGGCATCTGAGCGACAGCCCTCGAACCGGCAACTCTCATCTACTGGATGGCGTAGGTAACGGCTACCTGGACCTCCACGCTGAGCTGCCCGGGCGAGATCGGTGCAGCGGAGGCAACCGCCATCGAGCGCTCCAGGTAGGGGATCGGGCCGCCAGTCACGGGGATCTCTTCGATTACCAGCGGTTCGCCCAGCGCCACGCCGGCCGCCGCGGCGAGCTGGGTTGCGCGCATCCTGGCGTCCTCGACCGCCTGAGCGCGGGCCTGGGCCTTCAACTCTTCCGGATCGGAGAAGCCGAAGGTGATACCTCCAACGGCGTTGGCGCCGGCTTCTACCGCGGCGGCGAGAATCTCGCCGGCACGTCGGGCGCCCTCGAGTTCTACAGCGATCATGTGCTGTGCGCGGAACACCGGTTGACCGGTCGTTTCGCCCTCACGCGGCAACTGTTCCTCCCGCCAGATGTTGTAGGCAGTGGTGCGTATGTCCTGCTGGGGGACGTCCAGCCGGGCGAGTGAGGCCAACACCTCCCTCATCCGCCGGTCGATCTCTTCGACCGCCGCGCCGGCGTCTGGATCGACGGCGGTCACCCCGAGCTCGACCGTTGCGACGTCGGGTTGACCGTAGACGACCCCGTGGCCGACCACCCGCACGACCCGTTGGTCGGCCTGGGCCGGCTGCTGTTGGGCGAGAGAGGCGCTTGCCGTCGCGAGGAGGGCGAGGAGGAT contains these protein-coding regions:
- the csaB gene encoding polysaccharide pyruvyl transferase CsaB, which encodes MADPARPSPPRDPVKVTVSGFYGFGNVGDEALLAGLLNGLQARGFEPVVLSRDPSATTKLHGVRARHRFGGVAAALLESGAFISGGGGLLQDRTSARSLDYYLWLLRTARALGKRVIVYGQSVGPLSPEGRRKVGKALDGLPVAVRDRSSRELLASLGVAAELVADTALLLEAPPPPPTRDRILLLPRSGHPELTGALVALARHLAAAGRQIEAVAFHPDEDERECRALAESVPGLPFRRVGDHREALRLFAGAGLVVSARLHGLILAAVSRTPAVGLVYDPKVAGFLAESGGSGFEPPVDEQALIEAARRAMPVASERLKELRSSAGNGLDWLARSLRGNPAAVR
- a CDS encoding tetratricopeptide repeat protein — encoded protein: MRLPPPLPLLLMLLSLLTGWALAQNPIEQMRDLLERGYYNSAARIVGPSLVESHPNDPEAFYLYSRSLYLTEEIGAAREALDQAMLLAEDEVDPDYLHLDGLLLAAEGDLRRAIEVLREAFGISGQYEHAMDWGRVAWQAYDLEEALEAYAAAAQTEEGMKNSWPHLNRGRLLTFLGRNEEAIDAYRRAIEVFEENDTGEARPSPAYVEAYFRLGEIYEAMGEEQGSNRFLQLAIDHYRAALTGDPNYAPAIEALDSLNRRLP
- the udk gene encoding uridine kinase; its protein translation is MKGDLERRPLVIGVAGGTGSGKTTVAEAVTDAAGEGQVVVLPQDAYYRAQGDVPRMVREKINYDEPSAFDTELLVEHLDRLVGWKEIARPVYDFTRDDRSEETITLRPAPVIVLEGILVLHEPTLRERMTLKVFVDAPPDERFIRRLERDVKERGRSAESVIGQYRRTVKPMHDLFVEPTKKHADLIIPEGGRNRIALAVLGAFVRACLAEPGLLADGSRR
- a CDS encoding CTP synthase, whose amino-acid sequence is MDSKYIFVTGGVVSSLGKGIATSSIGALLRARGYRVTAVKIDPYINVDAGTMRPYEHGEVFVTNDGAETDLDIGTYERFLDIDLGRENNITTGQVYQTVIEKERRGAYLSQTVQVIPHVTDEIKSRIVQAGENANAELVLVEVGGTVGDIESLPFLEAIRQLRFELGRENTVYLHVTLLPFLGTSEEYKTKPTQHSVATLRGVGIQPDGIILRSQSPVPEENRRKIALFTNVEARDVFNSYDADYVYAVPEILEQQGLGRFLERHLQLEKVIPELRAWSEAVRVLREPSNSVIIGIVGKYVAMPDAYLSLLEALRHAGIANGAQVEIQWVNAEDLDEAGMEELGRFDGILVPGGFGVRGIEGKVRAARYARENQVPYLGICLGMQVAVIEFARNRAGLEGANSTEFDPYTPHPVIDLMPEQLEVEDVGGTMRLGSWPMRLAPGTLLEDLYREAGEKADTVDERHRHRYEVNPAYVSRLQEAGMVVSGVTPGMAGRGEGLVEAIELAAHPFYCGLQSHPEFNSRLLRPSPPFRGFIEAAVARRAKEIERKAAV
- a CDS encoding SIMPL domain-containing protein (The SIMPL domain is named for its presence in mouse protein SIMPL (signalling molecule that associates with mouse pelle-like kinase). Bacterial member BP26, from Brucella, was shown to assemble into a channel-like structure, while YggE from E. coli has been associated with resistance to oxidative stress.) → MHNPSLSNSRPRTGILVILLALLATASASLAQQQPAQADQRVVRVVGHGVVYGQPDVATVELGVTAVDPDAGAAVEEIDRRMREVLASLARLDVPQQDIRTTAYNIWREEQLPREGETTGQPVFRAQHMIAVELEGARRAGEILAAAVEAGANAVGGITFGFSDPEELKAQARAQAVEDARMRATQLAAAAGVALGEPLVIEEIPVTGGPIPYLERSMAVASAAPISPGQLSVEVQVAVTYAIQ
- a CDS encoding DUF5693 family protein, whose translation is MRFLLWLLILLSLIPALILTGRRIQAEGSARRVTMIMDEAALIEQARALGWEPMELALHYQELGLEGISVYEETPESLAEAGEIIAMPGYELQAAVVASGGEPPRLPPGATVMSELEAGALDAALAKTSLEPQRFEWRGRTWYAFPGDVFDILPAGADEERLDSYAEAGFDIAYRPRNHPLLSDIDFPEQAHYLIHNGLEVAGLPDLLNETIEESQEYLTGVIEGTQQSGMARIAGRVPSVRLLSFNQEYINLRLRPGELVDKYLLAANERGITLLYLRPYTEPQLGNMLDNTEALVSGLRTALENEGFEVGPLRTLQVDYRTNAFLRGLSSLGVLAGLLLLGLAYPAPWGAFVSLAVLALGLVAGGIDWDAVALIAALVFPVLGYAYLRERLVSLGVATLISLAGALLLVAVGSDQASMSAISPFRGVAATLVVPPLLFAAHYALRFQRPAEWIRELWGHQVRLGDVAVVLVGFVALALVFLRRGNFPLIGASEAELAFRSWLAELFVRPRFKELLGHPLAVLGLTNREWPAWIKGALLTGGVVAQASILNSFSHYHTPVLISLQRTLIALGLGLLIGLVLLPFARLAVRLVRSWLTPPVPRHRATQ